Proteins co-encoded in one Aphelocoma coerulescens isolate FSJ_1873_10779 chromosome 21, UR_Acoe_1.0, whole genome shotgun sequence genomic window:
- the OTUD3 gene encoding OTU domain-containing protein 3, which yields MSRKQAAKARPAAGARKGRRPRHPPAGPAPGPASGNSGGLAGQLRALGLKLREVPGDGNCLFRALGDQLEGHSRNHLRHRQETVEYMVRQRGDFEPFVEDDVPFDKHVANLAKPGTFAGNDAIVAFARNNQMNVVIHQLNAPLWQIRGTDRSEARELHIAYRYGEHYDSVRRISDDSEAPAYLRMEMLCKNDSNKAEEVKPQKGDSEDETEVEVEDAVQKVCSATGCSDTDLVSHVLEVEDYNVESAIFAILQVKEGEGIGTEEQQEPPGSEQKSCSRTLWEENGSGSRIFGNQSLHQGEPKNDKGRAGSREENRASRNPKVAKKQRKEQQRLEKKKRQEERHRQKVLATKRDSADNRTETDPGNHVTLVKAMAALNI from the exons ATGTCCCGCAAGCAGGCGGCCAAGGCCCGGCCCGCTGCCGGCGCCAGGAAGGGTCGGCGGCCCCGGCATCCCCCCGCCGGACCGGCCCCGGGCCCCGCTTCAGGCAACAGCGGCGGCCTCGCCGGGCAGCTCCGGGCTCTCGGCCTCAAGCTGCGGGAGGTGCCGGGAGATGG CAACTGCTTGTTCCGGGCCCTGGGGGACCAGCTGGAGGGGCACTCCCGGAACCACCTGCGGCACCGCCAGGAGACGGTGGAGTACATGGTGAGGCAGCGCGGGGACTTCGAGCCCTTCGTGGAGGATGATGTGCCCTTTGACAAGCATG ttGCCAATTTGGCCAAGCCTGGTACTTTTGCTGGCAACGATGCTATCGTGGCCTTTGCAAGGAACAATCAGATGAATGTGGTTATTCATCAGCTCAACGCTCCGCTGTGGCAG ATTCGGGGCACGGACAGGAGCGAGGCGAGGGAGCTGCACATCGCCTACCGGTACGGGGAGCACTACGACAGCGTCAGGAGGATCAGCGACGACTCCGAAGCCCCGGCCTATCTTCGGATGGAG ATGCTTTGCAAGAACGATTCAAACAAGGCAGAGGAAGTGAAGCCACAGAAGGGCGACTCCGAAGATGAGACTGAAGTGGAGGTGGAAGATGCTGTACAAAAAGTGTGCAGTGCAACTGGGTGTTCA GACACTGATTTAGTGAGCCACGTTCTGGAAGTGGAGGACTACAACGTGGAATCTGCAATATTTGCCATCTTGCAAGtgaaggaaggggaaggaataG GTAccgaggagcagcaggagccccCGGGCAGCGAGCAGAAATCCTGCAGCAGAACACTgtgggaggagaatggaagtGGTTCAAGAATCTTTGGAAATCAGAGCTTGCATCAAGGTGAACCAAAAAACGACAAGGGACGGGCTGGATCCAGGGAAGAGAACCGAGCCAGCAGAAACCCAAAG GTAGCCAAGAAAcaaaggaaggagcagcagcggCTGGAGAAGAAGAAGCGGCAGGAGGAGAGGCACCGGCAGAAGGTCCTGGCCACCAAGAGGGACAGTGCAGACAACAGGACAGAGACAGACCCGGGCAACCATGTCACCCTGGTGAAAGCCATGGCAGCCCTAAACATATGA